One window of Camelina sativa cultivar DH55 chromosome 4, Cs, whole genome shotgun sequence genomic DNA carries:
- the LOC104779524 gene encoding uncharacterized protein LOC104779524 yields the protein MDFDSSDKRESVEETVMMEYDGETNHFDVEFCPVEHPVEPEEEDRPVKCPVPISSSLVHKPREKSKPGWVKHRASSYETSVYPPPRHHVRNVRKRHNSFDVEGNNNFFTRSHHDDETTTSRRSNITIYRVLQ from the exons ATGGACTTCGATTCCTCa gaCAAAAGAGAGAGTGTGGAGGAGACAGTGATGATGGAGTACGATGGAGAAACCAATCACTTCGACGTTGAGTTTTGTCCTGTTGAACATCCGGTTGaaccggaagaagaagatcgtcCGGTTAAATGTCCCGTACCAATCTCATCATCCCTCGTCCAC AAACCAAGGGAGAAATCTAAACCGGGATGGGTAAAACACAGAGCCAGCAGCTACGAAACATCGGTTTATCCACCACCACGTCATCATGTACGTAACGTacgtaagagacacaactcgtTCGACGTGGAAGGgaacaacaacttcttcacGAGATCTCATCATGATGACGAAACCACCACATCTCGAAGATCTAACATCACCATCTACCGAGTTCTTCAATAA